A stretch of Novipirellula artificiosorum DNA encodes these proteins:
- a CDS encoding type I polyketide synthase — protein sequence MDARINAMTLAVSSTFTAEPICLPLSVWLRELHEPFEIKFSPYGQVLQSLIDPRSVLIRDGKGFNVLLIRLQDWTTSSSAGLADRGRELSHAAKAFARQSASPTLICFCPSSPDIHDSLLERTGTVEQQLISDLSSVSGIYVIPSSELMSTYPVGDYFDKTTYRTAHIPYSRAFFIALGTMVARRLHAIRRRPTKVIVLDCDNTLWHGACGELGSQGVCVDKPFEALQSRMIQLREQGVLLALCSKNREQDVWDVFDHNQSMLLRQEQIAAAEINWNPKSKNLRSIAQKLGLGLESLILLDDNPIEIAEVRSNCPSVLALQLPSPSEIPAFLDHVWALDRPKITEDDLQRAESYRIESSRREARQASVSMRQFLTDLELQVRFLELDEVHLERVSQLTQRTNQFNCSLIRRTSSELRHFLLQPNHFGFAFEVSDKFGDYGLVGVNLCHQQDRNLRVDTFLLSCRALGRGVEHQMLRHLGSLANRLNLGEVIIPFVQGERNEPAAAFFATLGKPFASERGDEVEYRFPSARLLQIDPLSAADGADAKNEAAETDSASHETEAIQADSVILNRIATEFQSVEPILKHLATHAAPRPDLSESYIAAVNAVEIELSKIGCEILHLKQVGVNDSLHDLGATSLHIVQIHSQIITRLGVEIPITELYALATIREIAERLSGIDQANALPPRSQQPMTIRSQDQIDCSDGIAVIGMSGRFPGADDVSQFWKNLLKGVNSIKELSEEELNLPSDSPLRQHPGLVRKAATVNDADKFDSRFFGIFPKEAQVMDPQHRLMLECSWHALEDAGYCPDAIKASVGVFAGCYMNTYTLASLASNPALLESLANSFHGGDLLIELGNDKDYLATRVSFLLNLRGPSLTIQTACSTSLVATVQACLALQSHQCDMALAGGSTLKFPQKRGYLYSDGGMVSPDGVCRTFDADARGTVFGEGVGVVVLKRVEDAVADGDDIYGVIRGWGINNDGHSKMGYTAPSVEGQSAAIRMAHQQAGITADSITYIEAHGTGTALGDPIEVDSLTKAFRDTTDGKQFCAIGSLKSNIGHLDVAAGVTGIIKICQSLRHEVIPPSLNFKRPNPNIDFENSPFYVVTKRQDWKRGTAPRRAGLSSFGVGGTNAHIVVEEAPNTSPSASPIGPQLIVLSARSQHALDQMTTDLADCLTEQPDLNLADVAYTLQVGRKTQNYSRIAVADSLDDARQSLVERKSGSVFTAHQVRRGVPIAFMFPGQGAQHVNMARGLYETDPLFRGYFDDCCELLAPHLEFDLKEKIFVEESESARTQLNQTTIAQPAIFAVSYSIAKRLEDLGIVPDRMIGHSVGEFVAACLAGVYSLPDALRLIAFRAKSMQQLPPGSMLAVRVAESEILARIANSAVELAAINGPSLCVVAGPTEAIEQLQQQLDSEELPCRSLHTSHAFHSEMMQPAVEPMAEMLKSIPLSEPTIPIISSVTGQLLTAQQATDPNYWALHLRKTVRFTDAMEELLTQGDSSLLEVGAGQTLSTLARQHPSFPSGRTALSSLPHAKASDASARHFVTTLGRLWLAGTDLDWASLHSESRNSESQPRHVRRRRVHLPTYRFERKRFWFDETKPEPPPVPSAHSGTLRVQSRSQEAPSVEAPSVEAPSVEAPSVEAPSVEEKRSAAELSANQISAATGPNQGQDEVVEHVIRQQLQLMQQQLRTWNP from the coding sequence ATGGACGCTCGAATCAACGCCATGACTCTTGCTGTGTCTTCAACCTTCACAGCGGAGCCCATTTGCCTGCCACTTTCGGTTTGGCTGCGAGAGCTCCATGAACCTTTTGAGATCAAGTTTTCGCCTTACGGCCAGGTTTTACAGTCGCTCATTGACCCTCGCAGCGTCCTGATTCGCGACGGTAAAGGTTTCAATGTTTTGCTGATTCGCCTGCAAGACTGGACCACTTCTTCCAGTGCAGGACTGGCCGACCGCGGACGTGAATTGAGTCATGCCGCCAAGGCATTTGCCAGACAGAGCGCAAGCCCTACATTGATCTGTTTTTGTCCGAGTTCGCCTGACATCCATGACAGCTTATTGGAGCGGACGGGGACGGTCGAGCAGCAGCTGATCAGCGATCTGTCGAGCGTCTCCGGCATCTATGTGATTCCTTCTTCGGAGTTGATGAGCACCTATCCGGTCGGTGACTATTTCGACAAAACAACCTATCGTACCGCCCATATCCCCTACTCCCGAGCTTTCTTTATCGCCTTGGGCACGATGGTCGCCCGACGTCTCCATGCCATACGACGCCGTCCTACGAAAGTCATCGTACTTGATTGCGACAACACGCTTTGGCACGGAGCATGCGGGGAACTCGGAAGTCAAGGCGTATGTGTTGACAAGCCGTTTGAAGCACTCCAAAGCCGGATGATTCAATTGCGAGAACAAGGCGTCCTTTTGGCGTTATGCAGCAAGAATCGCGAGCAGGATGTCTGGGATGTTTTTGATCACAACCAATCGATGCTGCTCCGCCAGGAACAGATTGCTGCGGCCGAGATCAACTGGAATCCAAAATCAAAAAACCTTCGAAGCATAGCTCAAAAACTAGGACTTGGGCTCGAGAGTCTGATACTACTCGATGACAATCCGATTGAAATTGCCGAAGTTCGCTCCAATTGTCCGTCCGTGTTGGCGTTGCAGTTACCTTCACCTAGTGAGATCCCAGCGTTCCTTGATCATGTCTGGGCTCTCGATCGCCCTAAGATAACCGAGGACGATTTACAACGCGCGGAAAGCTACCGCATCGAATCGAGTAGACGCGAAGCTCGCCAAGCTTCGGTTTCGATGAGGCAATTCCTAACGGATTTGGAATTACAGGTGCGGTTCTTGGAGTTGGACGAAGTCCATCTGGAACGTGTCTCTCAATTGACCCAGCGCACCAATCAGTTCAATTGCTCGTTGATTCGCCGAACCAGTTCCGAGCTTCGTCATTTTCTGTTGCAGCCGAATCATTTTGGATTCGCATTCGAGGTGTCGGACAAGTTTGGCGACTATGGTTTGGTCGGCGTCAATCTTTGCCACCAACAAGACCGAAACCTGCGGGTCGATACGTTTCTGCTCAGTTGCCGTGCTCTCGGCCGGGGAGTCGAGCATCAGATGCTCCGACATCTCGGTTCGCTGGCAAATCGCTTGAATCTGGGCGAAGTGATCATCCCTTTCGTGCAAGGGGAGCGAAACGAACCCGCGGCAGCATTCTTTGCAACGCTGGGTAAACCGTTTGCGTCGGAGCGAGGCGACGAAGTCGAATACCGCTTCCCCTCTGCGAGGCTGTTGCAGATCGACCCCCTGTCGGCTGCCGATGGCGCGGATGCAAAAAACGAAGCCGCTGAGACAGATTCCGCAAGCCACGAAACGGAGGCCATCCAGGCTGATTCGGTGATTCTTAACCGCATCGCGACCGAGTTCCAATCGGTCGAACCGATCCTAAAGCATCTTGCAACGCACGCGGCGCCTCGACCTGACCTGAGCGAATCCTACATTGCGGCAGTGAATGCCGTCGAAATTGAGTTATCGAAGATCGGTTGCGAAATCCTTCATCTGAAACAGGTAGGGGTAAACGATTCGCTTCATGACCTTGGCGCAACCTCTTTGCACATCGTTCAGATCCACAGCCAGATCATCACGCGACTCGGCGTCGAAATTCCGATTACCGAACTCTATGCGCTGGCGACAATCCGCGAGATTGCAGAACGCCTATCAGGTATCGACCAAGCTAACGCCCTTCCACCGAGGTCTCAGCAACCGATGACCATACGCAGCCAAGATCAAATCGACTGCAGCGATGGGATTGCAGTGATTGGAATGTCGGGGCGATTCCCTGGCGCGGACGATGTGTCTCAGTTTTGGAAAAACTTGTTGAAGGGTGTCAACTCAATCAAGGAGCTTTCCGAGGAGGAGCTCAACCTGCCGTCCGACAGTCCGTTGCGACAACATCCAGGCTTGGTGCGCAAAGCTGCAACGGTAAACGACGCCGACAAGTTTGATTCCCGGTTCTTCGGAATCTTCCCCAAAGAAGCACAGGTGATGGATCCTCAGCACCGCTTGATGCTCGAGTGTAGCTGGCATGCCCTGGAAGACGCGGGCTATTGTCCCGACGCCATCAAGGCATCCGTCGGAGTCTTTGCTGGCTGCTACATGAACACGTACACGCTCGCCAGTCTTGCAAGCAACCCTGCTTTGCTTGAGAGTTTGGCCAATTCGTTCCACGGTGGTGACCTGCTGATCGAGCTGGGGAACGACAAAGACTACTTGGCAACACGAGTATCGTTTCTCTTGAATCTTCGCGGACCAAGTTTGACGATCCAGACTGCTTGCTCAACATCGCTAGTCGCAACCGTGCAAGCTTGCCTAGCGCTGCAGTCACATCAATGCGACATGGCGCTTGCCGGCGGCTCCACCTTAAAATTCCCGCAAAAGCGTGGCTACCTCTACAGTGATGGTGGCATGGTCTCGCCGGATGGTGTTTGCCGAACCTTTGACGCGGACGCGCGGGGGACCGTGTTTGGCGAAGGTGTTGGAGTGGTTGTCCTCAAGCGAGTGGAGGATGCTGTGGCCGATGGGGACGACATCTACGGCGTGATCCGAGGATGGGGAATCAATAACGACGGACACTCCAAAATGGGCTACACCGCGCCGAGCGTCGAAGGCCAGTCGGCGGCCATTCGCATGGCTCATCAACAGGCCGGCATCACAGCCGATTCGATCACCTACATCGAAGCGCACGGAACGGGCACAGCCCTGGGGGACCCGATCGAAGTCGATTCCTTGACCAAAGCGTTTCGAGACACGACCGATGGCAAGCAGTTCTGTGCGATCGGTTCCCTCAAATCGAACATCGGGCACCTTGATGTTGCCGCGGGAGTGACAGGCATTATCAAGATTTGCCAGTCGCTGCGTCATGAGGTCATTCCACCCAGTTTGAATTTCAAACGACCCAATCCCAACATCGATTTTGAGAACAGTCCGTTCTATGTCGTCACGAAGCGACAGGATTGGAAGCGGGGAACCGCACCTCGACGGGCGGGCTTGAGTTCGTTCGGCGTCGGAGGAACCAACGCGCACATCGTTGTTGAAGAGGCGCCAAACACGAGTCCGTCAGCCTCACCGATCGGCCCACAGTTGATTGTGCTGTCGGCACGAAGTCAGCATGCACTCGACCAAATGACCACGGACTTAGCCGATTGCTTGACGGAACAGCCGGATCTGAACCTTGCTGACGTTGCCTACACACTCCAAGTCGGACGAAAAACTCAAAACTACTCTCGTATCGCCGTCGCCGATTCTCTCGATGACGCTCGACAATCATTAGTGGAGCGAAAGAGCGGTTCGGTGTTTACAGCCCATCAAGTCCGTCGCGGAGTCCCCATCGCTTTCATGTTCCCTGGTCAAGGAGCTCAGCACGTCAACATGGCGCGAGGTCTCTATGAAACAGATCCTCTCTTCCGGGGATATTTTGACGACTGCTGTGAGCTGCTCGCACCGCACTTGGAATTTGACCTGAAGGAAAAGATCTTTGTCGAAGAGAGCGAGTCAGCAAGGACGCAATTGAACCAAACGACAATCGCTCAGCCAGCGATCTTTGCCGTTTCCTACTCCATCGCGAAGCGATTGGAGGATCTTGGCATCGTACCGGATCGAATGATTGGACATAGTGTCGGAGAATTCGTTGCGGCTTGCCTGGCGGGCGTCTACTCCTTACCGGACGCGCTGCGGCTGATTGCTTTTCGAGCAAAAAGCATGCAGCAACTGCCTCCCGGTAGCATGTTAGCCGTCCGTGTTGCCGAGTCGGAGATCCTTGCTCGGATTGCCAACTCGGCTGTTGAGCTTGCGGCAATCAATGGACCGTCGTTGTGTGTTGTTGCGGGACCAACCGAAGCCATCGAACAACTTCAGCAACAACTTGACTCGGAAGAACTCCCTTGCCGTAGTTTACATACGTCCCATGCGTTTCATTCCGAAATGATGCAACCGGCGGTCGAACCAATGGCAGAAATGCTGAAGTCCATTCCCCTTAGCGAACCGACCATTCCCATCATTTCCTCCGTGACGGGCCAATTGCTAACCGCCCAACAGGCAACCGACCCGAATTACTGGGCGCTACACCTTAGAAAAACGGTTCGATTCACCGACGCGATGGAGGAATTGCTCACGCAAGGTGACAGTTCACTGCTGGAGGTGGGAGCAGGGCAAACGCTGAGTACGCTCGCTCGCCAACATCCCTCCTTCCCTTCCGGTCGCACAGCATTGTCGTCGCTTCCCCATGCAAAAGCATCGGACGCTTCAGCACGCCATTTCGTTACGACGCTCGGGCGACTATGGCTAGCCGGAACCGATCTCGATTGGGCATCGCTCCATAGTGAGTCACGAAACAGTGAGTCGCAACCAAGACACGTGCGTAGGAGGCGAGTGCACCTGCCAACTTACCGCTTTGAACGAAAACGGTTCTGGTTTGACGAAACGAAACCGGAGCCACCACCCGTTCCATCCGCTCACAGCGGCACCCTCCGAGTACAATCACGTTCGCAAGAAGCACCCAGTGTCGAAGCACCCAGTGTCGAAGCACCCAGTGTCGAAGCCCCAAGTGTCGAAGCCCCAAGTGTCGAGGAGAAGCGATCTGCTGCGGAACTCTCCGCAAACCAGATCAGCGCGGCGACGGGTCCGAACCAAGGCCAGGATGAAGTGGTCGAGCACGTGATTCGTCAGCAGTTGCAACTGATGCAACAACAATTGCGGACATGGAATCCTTGA
- a CDS encoding polysaccharide deacetylase family protein, whose product MNDSVVVPVEKGPAVLPPIRFAFGGPVGDLLNEHLGRDADQAHLSATFKLYYRLRGFIPIPVRQWLQRGRNQSIEVPPSWYLPTEFLDDFRAAIATEPDGGVIHPWPDGFRMAAAMTHDVETKQGMAKVDRLAAMEEKVGIRSSWNLVPYKYKVDLGFVRDLQQRGHEIGVQGYNHDGRLYESRRMFDRRSGPINDAIAKYGSVGFRSPMVHRNLEWLQGLDIDYDASCFDVDPFQAMPGGVGGVWPFIAGKFVELPYTLPQDHTLLVSLGETTPGIWIKKFQFLRELAGMAMLITHPDYLDSPQRIDVYRQFLDFLAEQSDCWTVLPREITAWWRIRDKMSLVDDGAALHLSGESSERARCMPISELFTARP is encoded by the coding sequence ATGAACGACTCGGTTGTAGTTCCCGTTGAGAAGGGGCCTGCAGTTTTACCACCCATCCGATTCGCGTTTGGCGGTCCTGTCGGTGACCTATTGAACGAGCACCTTGGTCGTGATGCCGATCAGGCTCACTTGTCGGCAACGTTCAAATTGTACTATCGACTCCGAGGTTTCATTCCCATTCCGGTACGGCAATGGCTTCAACGGGGGCGGAATCAATCGATCGAAGTGCCGCCATCGTGGTATCTGCCGACGGAGTTTCTCGACGATTTCCGAGCCGCGATTGCGACCGAGCCAGATGGGGGCGTGATCCATCCCTGGCCCGATGGATTTCGGATGGCGGCCGCGATGACACACGATGTCGAAACGAAGCAGGGGATGGCGAAAGTGGATCGCTTGGCAGCCATGGAGGAAAAGGTGGGCATTCGATCCTCCTGGAATCTCGTTCCCTACAAATACAAAGTTGATCTAGGGTTTGTTCGTGACCTGCAGCAGCGTGGTCACGAGATCGGAGTCCAGGGCTACAACCACGATGGGCGATTGTATGAGTCTCGGCGAATGTTTGATCGTCGCAGCGGTCCCATCAACGATGCGATTGCCAAGTACGGCAGCGTGGGATTTCGTTCCCCGATGGTTCACCGCAATCTCGAGTGGTTGCAGGGGCTGGACATCGACTACGACGCTTCTTGTTTTGATGTCGACCCGTTTCAGGCGATGCCGGGTGGGGTCGGTGGTGTCTGGCCCTTTATTGCTGGCAAGTTTGTGGAGCTTCCCTACACACTGCCTCAAGACCACACGCTACTGGTTTCACTCGGCGAAACGACACCGGGCATCTGGATCAAGAAGTTTCAGTTTCTTAGGGAGCTCGCGGGGATGGCGATGTTGATCACCCATCCGGATTATCTTGATTCGCCGCAGCGGATTGATGTCTACCGCCAATTCCTCGACTTCCTTGCCGAACAGTCCGATTGCTGGACCGTGCTGCCGCGAGAGATCACGGCTTGGTGGCGAATACGAGACAAGATGAGTCTGGTTGACGATGGGGCCGCGTTGCATCTTAGCGGCGAATCATCCGAACGAGCACGTTGCATGCCGATCAGCGAGCTGTTCACAGCACGTCCCTAA
- a CDS encoding coiled-coil domain-containing protein, translating to MNELFGLPAVSILLFVLAGVLIGHLLWYRDTSIERLKMRQTEDRYLKSRGVVRQRKQQFTQMQHQLRAKETEAEAKSADYDRITHHNRELQEASEKLQVVVEDLRRESSESNNALAEEQKRNALLKTQLQEVLQKRSEVESEHQKVVSQLTSRENEFKQLRSNHATSKSEIEQAKASLAEQQSSWERRFTEVNTGHKQTVEQFEAELATWKKGQHDSVAANRRVQEELSARIKDIAKRDSEIEKLRSQLEQLQEKLAESTQQVTQQQQRFDGLSKDILQKQSRLEALANQSKQLNTQLQQRTTELDAKVAKLAEYEGLLQERSEQVSELQTQLEELKPLQDVVTDKQSELVQLQQRLTTTASEIITVTEASQRKDEEIAALLDRLTAAEETGKTLHSNLSKMQKELEAAKTEVDQANDRMSILSNENAKQQESSQAKASELESMTETSQRKDAEIAELHSRLTAAKESGQTLHSNISQLQTELETRKTELDQAKEQISVMSDDYAKLQEKSNARASELERMTEASVSNDAEMAELLTRLTAAEETGQSLQTNLSQLQTELESAKSQIDQSKDRVHQLSSENEQLRESGKSKHDKLQEMQASVAELSKAAEELTRTKQVVAVQRNQIQEFETAASDTLSEVERLSVLVAEIAPLREQLESSRTEVENLRKVSDQRRIQVSSQNAKVQQLETELKELSQTRLQLQQRLDQSQQHLETLKQDHQAAIESRDQFESQWIAAKQTITENGLAADRMQQETTELKEKLGAANQHLGESQSRIEEQQQIVAKLQSQLTALEALRPELDQLRPENQSLKDRTAELLKHLQRVRAELEDSLDANAKTGNRIRDLENQLHAQAEKIRDLRRTRAAMPDAIDNDQTDGKAATKRAA from the coding sequence ATGAACGAGTTGTTTGGGCTGCCGGCCGTGTCGATTTTGCTGTTTGTTCTCGCCGGCGTTCTCATTGGCCACCTGTTGTGGTATCGCGATACTTCCATCGAACGGCTGAAGATGCGACAGACCGAAGACCGCTATTTGAAGTCGCGTGGCGTTGTCCGTCAACGCAAACAGCAATTTACTCAAATGCAACATCAGTTGAGGGCCAAAGAAACGGAAGCCGAGGCCAAATCAGCGGACTACGACCGAATCACTCACCACAATCGCGAATTGCAGGAAGCGAGCGAAAAGCTCCAAGTTGTGGTCGAGGACCTCAGGCGCGAGTCCTCGGAAAGCAACAACGCCTTAGCCGAAGAACAGAAACGTAACGCGCTGCTTAAAACGCAACTACAGGAAGTGCTTCAGAAACGTAGCGAGGTTGAATCTGAACATCAAAAGGTGGTGAGCCAACTCACAAGTCGTGAAAACGAGTTCAAGCAGCTTCGTAGCAACCATGCCACTTCGAAGTCAGAAATTGAACAAGCAAAGGCTTCACTTGCCGAGCAACAATCGAGTTGGGAACGACGTTTTACCGAAGTCAATACCGGCCACAAACAGACCGTTGAGCAGTTCGAAGCGGAACTTGCAACTTGGAAGAAAGGACAGCATGATTCGGTCGCGGCCAATCGGCGTGTGCAGGAGGAATTGTCTGCGAGGATCAAAGACATCGCGAAACGCGACTCAGAGATCGAAAAACTGAGATCGCAACTCGAACAACTGCAAGAGAAATTAGCGGAGTCGACTCAGCAGGTCACGCAGCAACAACAACGATTCGATGGGCTTTCCAAGGACATCTTACAAAAACAGTCGCGTCTCGAAGCCCTTGCCAACCAATCGAAGCAATTGAACACCCAGCTACAGCAAAGGACCACCGAGCTCGACGCCAAGGTAGCGAAGCTTGCTGAATACGAAGGACTGCTGCAAGAACGAAGCGAGCAGGTGTCTGAGTTGCAAACTCAATTGGAAGAGCTCAAACCTCTACAAGATGTTGTGACGGACAAACAGAGTGAACTGGTTCAATTGCAGCAGCGGCTAACAACGACCGCGTCCGAAATCATCACCGTCACCGAAGCATCGCAGCGAAAGGATGAAGAGATTGCTGCGCTGCTCGATCGACTCACCGCTGCGGAAGAGACAGGAAAAACGCTTCATTCCAATCTATCGAAGATGCAGAAGGAATTGGAAGCGGCCAAAACAGAGGTCGATCAAGCCAACGACCGGATGAGCATCCTGTCTAACGAAAACGCCAAGCAACAAGAGAGTAGCCAAGCCAAAGCATCCGAACTGGAGAGCATGACAGAGACCTCTCAACGTAAGGATGCAGAAATAGCCGAACTCCATAGTCGACTGACCGCTGCGAAAGAATCGGGACAGACACTTCATTCCAATATATCGCAATTGCAAACCGAACTGGAAACGAGAAAAACCGAGCTCGATCAAGCGAAAGAGCAGATAAGCGTGATGTCCGACGACTATGCGAAGTTACAAGAGAAAAGCAATGCGAGAGCATCTGAACTGGAACGCATGACGGAAGCCTCCGTAAGCAACGACGCAGAGATGGCCGAACTTCTTACTCGACTCACCGCTGCGGAAGAAACGGGGCAATCACTCCAAACCAATCTATCGCAATTGCAAACGGAATTGGAATCGGCAAAATCACAGATTGACCAATCGAAAGATCGGGTCCATCAATTGTCCAGCGAGAACGAACAGCTTCGCGAAAGCGGTAAGTCTAAACATGATAAGCTGCAGGAAATGCAAGCGAGCGTTGCCGAATTGAGCAAGGCCGCCGAAGAACTGACCCGAACCAAACAAGTCGTTGCCGTCCAACGCAACCAGATACAAGAATTTGAGACCGCCGCCTCGGACACGCTGAGTGAGGTGGAACGGTTGAGTGTCTTGGTCGCGGAAATCGCCCCCCTTCGCGAACAACTTGAATCAAGCCGCACCGAGGTCGAAAACCTGCGAAAGGTCAGCGACCAGCGTCGAATTCAGGTTTCCAGCCAGAATGCGAAGGTGCAACAACTGGAGACGGAGCTGAAGGAATTGTCGCAGACGCGCCTGCAACTTCAACAGCGGCTCGACCAATCGCAACAGCACCTTGAAACGCTCAAGCAAGATCATCAAGCGGCGATCGAAAGCCGGGACCAATTTGAGTCACAGTGGATCGCCGCGAAGCAGACCATCACCGAGAACGGACTCGCAGCCGACCGAATGCAGCAGGAAACGACGGAGCTGAAAGAGAAACTCGGTGCGGCAAATCAACATCTGGGTGAATCCCAATCTCGCATCGAAGAACAGCAACAAATCGTTGCGAAACTGCAATCTCAGCTTACTGCACTCGAAGCATTGCGACCCGAACTCGACCAACTGCGTCCCGAGAACCAATCGCTGAAGGATCGAACGGCCGAGCTATTGAAGCATCTTCAACGAGTTCGTGCCGAACTCGAGGACAGTCTCGATGCCAACGCGAAAACGGGAAATCGAATTCGCGATCTTGAAAACCAATTGCATGCCCAAGCCGAAAAGATCCGTGATCTGAGGCGAACGCGCGCGGCCATGCCCGACGCGATCGACAACGACCAAACGGATGGCAAGGCCGCAACAAAGCGTGCCGCGTAG